Proteins encoded by one window of Campylobacter concisus:
- the rpiB gene encoding ribose 5-phosphate isomerase B translates to MKIDKVFLASDHAGFELKNELKEAIKGLGYEVVDLGTNDKNSVDYPDYAHLLASKLEPNCYGVLVCGTGIGISIAANRHENVRCALCHDEFTARLAREHNDANVIAFGARVIGAGVAISAVEVFLKTEFAGGRHERRVKKIELEAGK, encoded by the coding sequence ATGAAGATAGACAAAGTTTTCTTAGCTAGCGATCACGCTGGTTTTGAGCTAAAAAACGAGCTTAAAGAGGCTATTAAAGGGCTTGGATACGAAGTAGTTGATCTTGGCACAAACGATAAAAATAGCGTTGATTACCCTGATTATGCGCATTTGCTAGCGAGCAAGCTTGAGCCTAACTGCTACGGCGTGCTAGTTTGTGGCACTGGCATAGGCATATCAATAGCTGCAAACAGGCATGAAAACGTAAGATGCGCCCTTTGTCACGACGAATTTACCGCTAGACTTGCCAGAGAGCACAACGACGCAAACGTAATCGCTTTTGGCGCAAGGGTTATTGGCGCAGGCGTGGCTATCTCGGCGGTTGAAGTCTTTTTAAAGACTGAGTTTGCAGGCGGCAGACACGAAAGAAGAGTCAA
- a CDS encoding site-2 protease family protein, translating to MDFTNFAPIKVATIVLSLIIAIVGHEIAHGYVAYKFGDNTAKNLGRLSINPIKHIDLVGTIIVPLVLYLSTGMMFGWAKPVPVNTYTVVRNGGYKAAIYVSLAGICYNIILGVLSLFVLKALLNIETFEILLQFLFTLALLNLILAIFNLYPIPPLDGFHTLEYALRNFGFHALAEKLEGISRYGFVILIIILVSPLKDTIFYPTRYVLDIASAFING from the coding sequence ATGGACTTCACTAATTTTGCCCCTATCAAAGTCGCTACTATCGTCCTATCTTTAATAATCGCCATCGTCGGCCATGAGATCGCTCACGGATATGTCGCTTATAAATTTGGCGATAACACAGCAAAAAATCTTGGCAGACTTAGCATAAACCCTATAAAACACATCGATCTTGTTGGCACTATCATCGTGCCGCTGGTGCTTTATCTAAGCACTGGTATGATGTTTGGCTGGGCAAAACCAGTGCCTGTAAATACCTACACAGTCGTGCGAAATGGTGGCTACAAGGCAGCTATCTACGTAAGTCTAGCTGGCATTTGCTACAACATCATCCTAGGCGTCTTGTCGCTTTTTGTGCTAAAGGCTCTATTAAATATAGAAACCTTTGAAATTTTACTTCAGTTTTTATTTACGCTTGCGCTTTTAAATTTGATTTTAGCCATCTTTAACCTCTATCCGATCCCACCACTTGATGGCTTTCACACGCTCGAGTATGCGCTTAGAAATTTTGGCTTTCACGCACTGGCTGAAAAGCTTGAGGGCATCTCGCGATATGGCTTTGTCATCCTTATCATCATCCTCGTCTCGCCTTTAAAAGATACTATCTTTTATCCGACAAGATACGTTTTAGATATCGCAAGTGCATTTATAAATGGCTAA
- the folD gene encoding bifunctional methylenetetrahydrofolate dehydrogenase/methenyltetrahydrofolate cyclohydrolase FolD — protein sequence MKILDGKAVSLKVKESVKVRAEELKKFGVEPTLAVVLVGEDKASQTYVRAKEKACNEYGIKSVAHRLSENTTQAELLALINVLNLDDSIHGILVQLPLPKHIDTNTVLATIDPAKDVDGFHAVNVGKLVSGLDGFVPCTPLGVMEILKEYGIEVAGLNAVVIGRSNIVGKPMANLLLNASATVTVTHSKTKNLKEICKNADLIVAAIGKPFFLKADMVKDGAVVVDVGINRLDDGRLVGDVDFDEVAPKCSYITPVPGGVGPMTIAMLLNNTILAAQAKIASQKRA from the coding sequence ATGAAAATTTTAGACGGCAAAGCTGTATCTTTAAAGGTCAAAGAAAGCGTAAAAGTAAGAGCTGAAGAACTAAAAAAATTTGGCGTCGAGCCAACCTTGGCCGTCGTCTTGGTCGGCGAAGATAAGGCATCTCAAACATACGTTAGAGCCAAAGAGAAAGCCTGCAACGAATACGGCATAAAAAGCGTGGCTCACCGTCTAAGCGAAAATACAACCCAAGCAGAGCTTCTAGCACTTATAAATGTGCTAAATTTAGACGATAGTATCCACGGCATCTTGGTACAGTTGCCACTTCCAAAACATATAGATACAAATACCGTTTTAGCAACGATCGATCCAGCAAAAGACGTAGATGGCTTTCACGCTGTAAATGTCGGCAAACTTGTTAGTGGGCTAGATGGTTTTGTGCCTTGCACACCGCTTGGAGTTATGGAAATTTTAAAAGAGTATGGCATAGAAGTAGCTGGGCTAAATGCAGTAGTGATTGGCAGAAGCAACATTGTTGGCAAGCCTATGGCAAATTTGCTTTTAAACGCCTCAGCAACCGTTACCGTGACTCACAGCAAGACTAAAAATTTAAAAGAAATTTGTAAAAATGCCGACCTCATCGTCGCAGCCATTGGCAAGCCATTTTTCTTAAAGGCTGACATGGTAAAAGATGGCGCAGTAGTCGTTGATGTGGGCATAAACAGACTTGATGATGGCAGACTTGTAGGCGATGTGGACTTTGACGAGGTTGCCCCAAAATGCTCATACATCACGCCGGTTCCTGGTGGCGTGGGTCCGATGACGATTGCGATGCTTTTAAATAACACAATCCTTGCAGCCCAAGCTAAGATAGCTAGCCAAAAAAGAGCCTAA
- a CDS encoding DUF4139 domain-containing protein yields the protein MKKALFLVASMLAFANENLIEIYTDQTIITQKFSDANSSFSAFVPEGVQSESITINGDCDANAYLKKISEENSPSYIKWKQEVANLSSKLEALNARGRFIEQALVEENKSNDVTKRADEFYKFSLENIEKISAAKSELEVLKENEPKSEMAGFLQLDIKFACDPKEATLSYMDDDAPKTLNEIYADTKNKNILIKQEILLTNPFASDVKNLKLAIYPTRYQKALAPSKFYPWYEESEAEADGYGASKNMLRAAKVTAEVADMRVQRDENEFAKIWKIDGINLAKGESKYITYDTQKMDANFSVFADFYGSLKAYNVASFKLNDDLTPAKTQFYVNGVSVGSSSEFEMKAKDEPAQLFLGQNELIELKKERLNKFKKSSLLGKDRISEEGYEISVKNNSSKSVDVALVDRVPVSADEAVKVEIKGFDKKDISKDGKVELKFSLAPKEEFKKEYSYKITKPKI from the coding sequence GTGAAAAAAGCGCTCTTTTTAGTGGCTTCTATGCTAGCCTTTGCAAATGAAAATCTAATAGAGATCTACACAGATCAAACCATCATCACTCAAAAATTTAGTGACGCAAATAGCTCTTTTAGCGCCTTTGTGCCAGAGGGTGTGCAGAGTGAGAGCATCACTATAAATGGGGATTGTGACGCGAATGCTTATCTAAAAAAGATCAGCGAAGAAAATAGCCCAAGTTACATAAAATGGAAGCAAGAAGTTGCAAATTTAAGTAGCAAGCTTGAGGCGCTAAATGCAAGAGGTAGGTTTATAGAGCAAGCTTTGGTAGAAGAAAACAAAAGTAACGATGTGACAAAAAGGGCTGATGAGTTTTATAAATTTAGCCTAGAAAATATCGAGAAAATTTCAGCTGCTAAAAGTGAGCTTGAAGTGCTTAAAGAAAATGAGCCAAAGAGCGAGATGGCTGGATTTTTGCAGCTTGATATAAAATTTGCTTGCGACCCAAAAGAGGCGACGCTATCATACATGGATGATGATGCCCCAAAGACGCTAAATGAAATTTATGCAGACACAAAAAACAAAAATATCTTGATAAAACAAGAAATTTTGCTCACCAACCCATTTGCCAGCGATGTTAAAAATTTAAAGCTCGCCATCTATCCGACCAGATACCAAAAGGCGCTTGCTCCAAGCAAGTTTTACCCTTGGTACGAGGAGAGTGAGGCGGAGGCTGATGGTTACGGCGCTTCAAAAAATATGCTAAGAGCTGCGAAAGTCACTGCTGAGGTCGCTGATATGCGTGTGCAAAGAGATGAAAATGAGTTTGCCAAAATTTGGAAGATAGATGGGATAAATTTAGCAAAGGGCGAGAGCAAATATATAACTTATGATACGCAAAAAATGGATGCAAATTTTAGCGTTTTTGCTGATTTTTACGGCTCACTAAAGGCATATAACGTAGCTAGCTTTAAGCTAAATGATGATCTAACGCCAGCTAAAACGCAGTTTTATGTTAATGGTGTTAGTGTTGGCAGTTCAAGCGAGTTTGAGATGAAAGCTAAAGATGAGCCAGCGCAGTTATTTTTAGGACAAAACGAGCTAATCGAGCTTAAAAAAGAGCGCTTAAATAAATTTAAAAAGAGCTCGCTTCTTGGTAAGGATCGCATAAGCGAAGAGGGCTATGAGATAAGTGTCAAAAATAACTCAAGCAAGAGCGTCGATGTCGCCTTGGTCGATCGTGTGCCAGTCTCTGCTGACGAGGCGGTAAAGGTCGAGATAAAGGGCTTTGATAAAAAAGATATCAGCAAAGATGGCAAGGTGGAGCTTAAATTTAGCCTTGCGCCAAAAGAGGAATTTAAAAAAGAGTACTCTTATAAGATCACAAAGCCAAAAATTTAG
- the lepB gene encoding signal peptidase I, which produces MKKFFTKFYDFCSSWTGTVIIVLFVIFFIAQAFVIPSGSMKNTLLVGDFLFAKKFVYGIPTPRIPWLEVKILPELNDNGHLITGDGPARGDIVVFRYPNDEKTHFVKRCFATSEDEIVFTEKALYLRPKEGDSFIKANCRENLNGKESKFGYSCNDIAELDGKLFIKEPYRFSGIHYDENVNLFEQMVFMLNTNKSNVFMKPALISSLPQNPNFNFNAFYVKVPKDEYFMIGDNRDHSNDSRFWGSVAYKDIVGKPWFIYFSWDSNYNVRWERIGRFVDTIENDEFFTKQALKEGEVDGLH; this is translated from the coding sequence ATGAAAAAATTTTTTACTAAATTTTATGACTTTTGCTCAAGCTGGACTGGCACAGTCATCATCGTGCTTTTTGTTATATTTTTCATAGCTCAAGCCTTTGTTATCCCGTCTGGTTCGATGAAAAATACGCTTTTGGTTGGTGATTTTTTATTTGCAAAAAAATTTGTTTATGGTATACCAACACCAAGAATTCCGTGGCTTGAGGTAAAAATTTTGCCTGAGCTAAATGACAATGGTCACCTCATCACAGGCGATGGTCCTGCAAGGGGCGATATAGTCGTATTTCGCTATCCAAACGATGAGAAAACTCACTTTGTAAAGCGCTGCTTTGCAACTAGCGAGGACGAGATCGTTTTTACTGAAAAGGCCCTATATCTACGCCCAAAAGAGGGAGATAGCTTCATAAAGGCAAACTGCCGTGAAAATTTAAACGGCAAAGAGAGCAAATTTGGCTACTCTTGTAACGATATAGCCGAGCTTGATGGCAAACTTTTCATAAAAGAGCCATATAGATTTAGCGGCATCCACTACGATGAAAATGTAAATTTATTTGAGCAGATGGTTTTCATGCTAAATACAAACAAATCAAACGTTTTTATGAAGCCAGCGCTCATTAGCTCACTACCGCAAAATCCAAATTTTAACTTTAACGCATTTTACGTCAAAGTGCCAAAAGATGAGTACTTTATGATAGGCGACAACCGCGACCACTCAAACGATAGCCGTTTTTGGGGAAGCGTGGCTTACAAGGACATAGTCGGTAAGCCTTGGTTTATATATTTTAGCTGGGACAGCAACTACAATGTGCGCTGGGAGCGTATCGGACGCTTTGTAGATACGATAGAAAATGATGAGTTTTTCACAAAACAAGCTCTAAAAGAGGGAGAAGTTGATGGACTTCACTAA